From the Prunus dulcis chromosome 4, ALMONDv2, whole genome shotgun sequence genome, one window contains:
- the LOC117626107 gene encoding uncharacterized protein LOC117626107 isoform X1, producing MIQILFALVLAEMALILSLLFRTPLRTLVIVGLDRSKQGRGPLVAKSVGGTVLVFFSSTLYGVFSVQKRLTEAGFVNPTDEVLMAHRLLEASLIGFSLFLVLIIDRLHCYIKELNLLRKFNEEVKNVKNDSEQRKNADAEMKTTEIKQPKLQKLKSEE from the exons atgattcaaattttgtttgcaCTTGTGTTGGCCGAAATGGCATTGATTCTGAGTCTTCTGTTCAGAACCCCTCTAAGGACGTTGGTGATCGTAGGGTTAGATCGATCGAAGCAAGGACGGGGGCCATTGGTGGCAAAGAGCGTGGGAGGAACTGTCCTCGTCTTCTTTAGCTCTACCCTATATGGTGTGTTCAGTGTTCAGAAACGTTTAACAGAGGCAGGCTTTGTCAATCCAACTGATGAGGTTTTAATGGCACATCGACTCTTAGAAGCATCTCTTATAG GGTTTTCTTTATTCCTTGTACTGATTATAGATAGACTACACTGTTATATCAAAGAGCTCAATCTGCTCAGAAAATTCAATGAAGAAGTTAAGAATGTGAAAAATGATTCTGAGCAAAGGAAGAATGCTGATGCAGAAATGAAGACAACAGAGATTAAGCAACCGAAACTCCAAAAGCTGAAATCGGAAGAATAG
- the LOC117625107 gene encoding probable F-box protein At4g22030, whose product MATLQASFCSSSFSSASFKKTKTTFHTPKFQKSSHLSVPRLDELSQPNGLLNLTATSTHIEMNPNFKNTRRSKGSEAISDSKLVQELYAIKEIVSDRVEMHKNICAQRDNWNGLLLNSLNGMTATAAIMAGLAAVSGSGGAPILALKLSSSLLYMAVTGILLVMNKIQPSQLAEEQRNASRLFKRLHEEIKTTLALKTPTSNDVKVAMEKVLALDKAYPLPLLGTMIEKFPSLVKPAVWWPEESKPQHEETSETVERNGWDEKLEEEMKEILGVVRGKDAAEYVRLSNVVLKVNKILAFCGPLLTGFAAAGAGLVGLTGFGSWGAVLAVVFGALASVVNTLEHGGQVGMVFEMYRSSAGFFKLMEETIESTLKEGEVGERENGELFEVKVALQLGRSLAELRDLASSSSLSSRFKQAKEEFASKLF is encoded by the coding sequence ATGGCTACTCTTCAAGCTTCATtttgctcttcttctttttcttcagcttcatttaaaaaaaccaaaaccactTTCCACACcccaaaattccaaaaatcATCCCATCTCTCAGTTCCTAGGCTGGATGAACTGAGTCAACCCAATGGGTTACTAAATCTAACAGCAACTTCAACTCATATAgaaatgaacccaaattttaaaaacactAGGAGATCAAAGGGTAGTGAAGCAATTTCAGATTCAAAGTTGGTGCAAGAGCTATATGCAATAAAGGAAATTGTCTCTGACAGAGTAGAAATGCACAAGAACATTTGTGCCCAGAGGGACAATTGGAATGGCCTGCTTCTCAACTCTCTGAATGGAATGACAGCCACTGCTGCAATCATGGCTGGACTTGCAGCTGTGAGTGGATCTGGAGGAGCACCCATTTTGGCTCTCAAGCTCTCTTCCAGTCTCCTATACATGGCTGTCACTGGGATTTTGCTGGTGATGAATAAGATCCAGCCTTCTCAGCTAGCAGAGGAGCAGAGAAATGCTTCAAGGCTTTTTAAGAGGCTTCATGAAGAGATCAAAACCACTCTGGCTTTAAAAACCCCAACTTCAAATGATGTGAAGGTTGCAATGGAAAAGGTTTTGGCTTTAGATAAGGCCTACCCACTGCCCTTGCTTGGGACCATGATTGAGAAATTTCCCTCCCTTGTGAAGCCTGCTGTGTGGTGGCCAGAAGAATCCAAGCCTCAACATGAAGAGACGAGTGAGACGGTTGAGAGGAATGGGTGGGATGAGAAGCTGGAAGAGGAAATGAAGGAGATTTTGGGTGTGGTGAGAGGAAAAGATGCTGCAGAATATGTGAGGCTAAGCAATGTGGTGTTGAAGGTTAACAAAATACTAGCATTCTGTGGCCCTTTGCTCACTGGTTTTGCTGCAGCTGGGGCAGGGCTTGTTGGGTTGACTGGTTTTGGTTCATGGGGTGCAGTTTTGGCTGTGGTGTTTGGGGCTTTGGCCAGCGTGGTCAATACTTTGGAGCATGGTGGGCAAGTGGGAATGGTGTTTGAGATGTATAGGAGTTCTGCAGGGTTTTTTAAGCTCATGGAGGAGACCATAGAATCAACTCTCAAGGAAGGAGaggttggagagagagagaatggggAGCTGTTTGAAGTGAAAGTGGCTCTTCAGCTTGGCAGGAGCCTTGCAGAACTCAGAGACCTTGCAAGTTCTTCATCTTTGTCTTCAAGATTTAAACAGGCTAAAGAAGAATTTGCAAGCAAgcttttttga
- the LOC117626107 gene encoding uncharacterized protein LOC117626107 isoform X2, whose translation MIQILFALVLAEMALILSLLFRTPLRTLVIVGLDRSKQGRGPLVAKSVGGTVLVFFSSTLYGVFSVQKRLTEAGFVNPTDEVLMAHRLLEASLIELNLLRKFNEEVKNVKNDSEQRKNADAEMKTTEIKQPKLQKLKSEE comes from the exons atgattcaaattttgtttgcaCTTGTGTTGGCCGAAATGGCATTGATTCTGAGTCTTCTGTTCAGAACCCCTCTAAGGACGTTGGTGATCGTAGGGTTAGATCGATCGAAGCAAGGACGGGGGCCATTGGTGGCAAAGAGCGTGGGAGGAACTGTCCTCGTCTTCTTTAGCTCTACCCTATATGGTGTGTTCAGTGTTCAGAAACGTTTAACAGAGGCAGGCTTTGTCAATCCAACTGATGAGGTTTTAATGGCACATCGACTCTTAGAAGCATCTCTTATAG AGCTCAATCTGCTCAGAAAATTCAATGAAGAAGTTAAGAATGTGAAAAATGATTCTGAGCAAAGGAAGAATGCTGATGCAGAAATGAAGACAACAGAGATTAAGCAACCGAAACTCCAAAAGCTGAAATCGGAAGAATAG
- the LOC117626510 gene encoding imidazole glycerol phosphate synthase hisHF, chloroplastic — protein sequence MEATPFASTTKTLSFRSSSPSSLLFLRKNRLNFRPSRNFYVRASSAGDSVVTLLDYGAGNVRSVRNAIRHLGFDVKDVQTPEDILNANRLVFPGVGAFAAAMDVLNKNGMAEALCSYIEKDRPFLGICLGLQLLFESSEEKGPVKGLGLIPGVVGRFDSSNGFQVPHIGWNALQIRKDSLILDDVGSNHVYFVHSYRAMPSDENKEWVSSTCNYGDNFIASVRRGNVHAVQFHPEKSGDVGLSILRRFLYPKAQLTKKPTERKALKLAKRVIACLDVRTNDKGDLVVTKGDQYDVREHTKENEVRELGKPVELARQYYKDGADEVSFLNITGFRDFPLGDLPMLQVLRYTSENVFVPLTVGGGIRDFTDANGRKYSSLEVASEYFRCGADKISIGSDAVYAAEEYLRTGVKSGNSSLEQISRVYGNQAVVVSIDPCRVYLKNPEDAGFKTIRVTNPGPNGEEFAWYQCTVSGGREGRPIGAYELAKAVEELGAGEILLNCIDCDGQKKGFDIDLIKLISDAVSIPVIASSGAGSAEHFSEVFRKTNASAALAAGIFHRKEVPIQSVKEHLLNEGIEVRI from the exons ATGGAGGCGACGCCATTTGCTTCTACTACCAAAACGCTGTCGTTTCGATCATCGTCCCCCTcgtctcttctttttcttcgcAAAAATCGCCTCAATTTCCGACCTTCCAGAAACTTCTACGTCCGTGCCTCCTCTGCCGGAGACTCCg TGGTGACTCTGCTTGACTACGGTGCCGGCAATGTTCGTAGTGTGAGGAATGCCATTCGCCACCTCGGCTTCGACGTTAAAGat GTTCAAACTCCAGAAGACATTCTCAACGCCAACCGCCTAGTTTTTCCTGGAGTGGGGGCTTTTGCTGCGGCCATGGATGTGCTGAATAAGAATGG GATGGCTGAAGCACTCTGTTCATATATTGAGAAGGACCGACCATTTCTAGGCATTTGTCTGGGACTTCAGCTCCTTTTTGAATCCAGTGAAGAGAAAGGACCAG TGAAAGGTCTTGGCTTGATACCCGGAGTGGTTGGGCGTTTTGATTCATCAAATGGTTTCCAAGTTCCACACATTGGATGGAATGCTTTGCAGATTAGAAAAGACTCATTAATTTTGGATGATGTTGGAAGCAATCATGTCTATTTTGTTCATTCTTACAGAGCCATGCCA TCAGATGAAAACAAAGAATGGGTTTCATCTACTTGCAACTATGGTGACAATTTTATTGCGTCCGTTAGAAGGGGAAATGTGCATGCAGTTCAATTTCACCCGGAAAAGAGTGGAG ATGTTGGTCTTTCAATATTGAGAAGATTTTTGTATCCAAAGGCACAGTTGACAAAG AAGCCCACTGAAAGGAAGGCTTTGAAACTTGCAAAGAGG GTGATTGCTTGTCTTGATGTGAGGACGAATGACAAAGGAGATCTTGTTGTAACCAAAGGCGACCAATACGATGTAAGAGAGCATACAAAAGAGAATGAG GTGAGAGAACTTGGCAAGCCTGTGGAGCTGGCTCGACAGTATTACAAAGATGGGGCGGATGAG GTcagttttttaaatattacCGGTTTCCGCGACTTCCCTTTGGGCGACTTGCCCATGTTACAG GTACTGAGATACACATCAGAAAATGTTTTTGTACCATTAACAGTTGGAGGTGGCATTAGAGATTTTACAGATGCTAATGGCAG gaAGTATTCTAGTTTGGAAGTTGCTTCAGAATATTTCAGATGTGGGGCTGATAAGATTTCCATTGGGAGTGATGCAGTTTATGCTGCAGAAGAATATTTAAGAACTGGA GTAAAAAGTGGAAATAGTAGCTTAGAGCAGATATCTAGAGTTTATGGAAATCAG GCTGTGGTTGTAAGCATTGATCCTTGCAGAGTGTACCTTAAAAATCCAGAGGATGCAGGGTTCAAGACTATTAGGGTAACAAACCCAG GTCCAAACGGAGAAGAATTTGCATGGTATCAGTGTACA GTTAGCGGTGGCCGAGAAGGCCGACCAATTGGAGCTTATGAGCTTGCAAAAGCAGTTGAGGAGCTTGGAGCTGGAGAAATACTGCTAAACTGCATTGATTGTGATG GTCAAAAGAAGGGATTTGATATAGATTTAATAAAGCTGATCTCAGATGCTGTGAGCATTCCTGTGATTGCTAGTAGTGGTGCTGGTTCTGCTGAACACTTCTCAGAGGTGTTTAGGAAAACAAATGCATCTGCTGCCCTTGCTGCGGGCATTTTCCATCGGAAGGAG GTGCCTATACAATCTGTAAAGGAGCACTTGTTAAATGAAGGCATAGAAGTCAGAATCTGA